The Cryptococcus neoformans var. neoformans B-3501A chromosome 4, whole genome shotgun sequence genome has a window encoding:
- a CDS encoding hypothetical protein (Match to ESTs gb|CF185451.1|CF185451, gb|CF185450.1|CF185450; HMMPfam hit to SH3, SH3 domain, score: 161.2, E(): 2.2e-45) — protein sequence MSVSFTDPDLKPTYEALIQGSAAYDWVLFNQPGNELKLQATGNGLEDLEEEFMDGRIQYAFARIRDPTSKLDKFVLISWCGDGVPEFKKGLYFTQSAQVQNKFLKDAHLVIQARSELDVAPSHIHKRIQESSGSKYSSSAAAAPGINAASSVKPAPSYRPSQGLGGSQGKPTAVATPTSTFRAPSPQHAPAANAVAPSRLPATREDKPINSGLKSSPTTAASGPAKTSASTISASEPAKPVAEDRITPVGTAYTPIKLQPGKLTGRWNPGGIQEERSEESPVKIPSIKDRMAAFSGGHVSTPVLPQPSGNKLTWSARQAEAKKQREEEEKESAAASNDKVISPAPTGSRAMPPVPRPSMPVTSSDLSAAAPSPPSASATISPPSAPAAPVPDASAMPSVIRSSVPPRAASPDSDEEKSDDDDWGAPPPPPPPVPFKPEPVTEIEPDAPVAAQPPPPPPPPPPPPPPAAPAQPANSSDPQVDELERLKQDLTLVETPITGPPPPIPEASRPRTIEPASEPSPAGKRAKVLYDYDAAEDNELSLREDDIITQIEQLDEGWWSGTNADGQSGLFPANYCELIEDDSAPAANPQYQVEPEAELETEPTIIDASPPSPPPPPPPPPPPASSSYAKDTVMIAAYDYDASEDNELSFKEGDQITDIEKIDPDWWQGKCNGQEGLFPAAYVVSPDEYPPQD from the exons ATGTCTGTCTCATTCACAGATCCTGACCTCAAACCAACCTACGAGGCCCTCATTCAGGGCTCCGCCGCCTACGACTGGGTACTCTTCAATCAGCCAGGCAATGAGCTCAAGTTGCAAGCCACCGGAAATGGTCTGGAAGACCTCGAGGAAGAGTTCATGGATGGGCG CATCCAGTACGCCTTCGCCAGGATCAGAGACCCCACT AGCAAACTCGACAAATTTGTGTTGATTTCCTGGTGTGGCGATGGCGTTCCTGAGTTCAAAAAGGGTCTCTATT TCACCCAGTCCGCTCAAGTACAGAACAAATTCCTCAAGGACGCCCATCTAGTGATTCAAGCCCGCTCTGAA CTTGATGTTGCTCCTTCGCACATCCACAAGCGTATCCAAGAGTCGTCGGGGTCCAAATATTCCTCGTCGGCAGCAGCTGCTCCCGGTATCAACGCCGCATCATCTGTTAAGCCGGCTCCCAGTTACAGACCGAGCCAAGGCCTTGGAGGATCTCAAGGCAAG CCCACAGCTGTCGCAACTCCCACGTCGACCTTTCGtgccccttctcctcaacaCGCACCAGCCGCTAATGCTGTAGCGCCTTCTCGTTTGCCAGCCACCCGTGAGGATAAACCCATAAACAGTGGCCTGAAGTCCTCCCCTACCACTGCAGCTTCCGGACCTGCCAAGACCTCCGCCTCTACCATTTCAGCTTCTGAACCTGCCAAGCCCGTCGCCGAAGACCGCATCACACCAGTAGGCACGGCCTACACGCCCATCAAACTTCAGCCGGGCAAGCTCACTGGTCGATGGAATCCTGGTGGTATccaagaggaaaggagcgaAGAGTCTCCTGTCAAGATCCCCAGTATCAAGGACAGGATGGCTGCATTCTCCGGTGGCCATGTGTCCACTCCCGTCCTTCCTCAACCCAGTGGCAATAAGCTAACTTGGTCCGCGAGACAGGCGGAAGCCAAGAAacagagagaggaagaggaaaaggagagtgCCGCTG CGTCCAACGATAAAGTGATATCTCCTGCCCCGACTGGCAGCCGGGCTATGCCCCCTGTACCTAGGCCGTCAATGCCTGTGACATCGAGCGACCTTTCTGCTGCAGCCCCCAGCCCGCCTTCTGCTTCCGCCACTATTAGTCCCCCATCTGCACCGGCAGCTCCAGTTCCTGATGCCTCAGCTATGCCTTCTGTGATTAGGAGTTCGGTACCACCTCGCGCTGCTTCTCCCGACTCGGACGAGGAAAAAtcggatgacgatgactgGGGGGCTCCCCcgcctccccctcctcctgtaCCCTTCAAACCCGAACCTGTCACGGAGATTGAGCCGGACGCACCTGTTGCTGCACAgcctccccctccccctccccctccaccccctcctcctcctccggcCGCGCCTGCTCAACCTGCCAACTCTTCAGACCCT CAAGTTGACGAGCTTGAGCGGCTCAAGCAGGATCTCACTTTGGTGGAAACTCCTATTACTGGCCCTCCTCCGCCCATTCCCGAGGCGTCTCGACCTAGGACAATTGAGCCCGCTTCGGAGCCTTCTCCGGCAGGTAAAAGAGCGAAGGTCCTGTACGACTATGAT GCTGCTGAGGAC AATGAACTTTCTCTGAGGGAAGACGATATTATTACTCAGATTGAGCAGTTGGACGAAG GTTGGTGGTCCGGGACAAATGCTGATGGTCAATCGGGCCTCTTCCCTGCCAACTATTGTGAACTTATTGAGGACGACAGCGCTCCAGCCGCGAATCCCCAATACCAAGTTGAGCCCGAGGCCGAATTGGAGACAGAACCTACTATAATTGATGCCTCGCCCCCATCTCCACCCCCgccacctccaccccctccacctcctgcctcctcttcctacGCCAAAGACACCGTGATGATTGCTGCGTACGA TTACGACGCGAGCGAAGATAACGAGTTATCTTTCAAGGAGGGTGATCAGATTACAGACATTGAAAAGATTGATCCTGATTGGTGGCAAGGGAAATGCAACGGGCAGGAAGGTCTTTTCCCTG CGGCATATGTTGTGTCGCCTGACGAGTATCCTCCTCAAGACTAG
- a CDS encoding hypothetical protein (Match to ESTs gb|CF194220.1|CF194220, gb|CF194132.1|CF194132, gb|CF190178.1|CF190178) produces the protein MFSSTIATLLFGTLFSLPVIFADTPYLGCVLTTAANGAASVSSRQSDSATCVSSCGNSNYPYAFWVGAIVLGNNCYCVSEANYISAANYVVPTGSSTACVAIVQAASYATSSTFSYENCYAPSGLVSGVINTVTGVLGTTVSSPRACFELCAGTSDAYFTPYLLGGNTLSPRYGCSCGDETVVSGSPSYCGLGSFYAYSHPAAAAASSLPRRKRAIERIQAQKRSEMIRERQWDCPTGMSACNVDGVTNSWECVDPTSDIESCGGCTYGEYSASGNASESTGVDCTALPGVLRGSVTCSGSRCEAFACKRGWTLRNGECTKSVTLQL, from the exons ATGTTCTCGTCCACTATTGCGACTTTGCTTTTTGGCACCCTGTTCTCCCTTCCAGTTATTTTCGCCGACACTCCTTACCTTGGTTGTGTCCTTACTACTGCTGCCAACGGTGCTGCAAGCGTAAGCAGTAGACAGAGCGACAGTGCCACTTGTGTC TCTTCCTGCGGTAACAGCAACTACCCTTATGCCTTCTGGGTTGGTGCAATCGTCCTCGGCAACAACTGCTATTGTGTTTCCGAGGCCAATTACATCAGTGCCGCCAACTATGTCGTACCAACTGGCTCCTCTACCGCATGCGTCGCCATCGTCCAGGCTGCC AGTTATGCTACTTCATCCACTTTCTCTTACGAAAACTGCTACGCTCCCTCTGGTCTTGTGTCGGGTGTGATCAACACTGTCACCGGCGTCCTCGGTACCActgtctcttctcctcgagcTTGCTTTGAGCTCTGCGCCGGCACTTCGGACGCTTACTTCACTCCTTACCTCTTGGGTGGTAACACCCTCTCTCCTCGATACGGATGCTCTTGCGGTGACGAAACTGTTGTTTCTGGCTCTCCTTCCTACTGCGGTCTCGGTTCTTTCTACGCTTACAGTCACCCTGCCGCGGCGGCTGCTAGTTCTCTTCCCCGAAGGAAGCGTGCCATCGAAAGGATTCAAGCCCAGAAGAGGTCCGAGATGATCAGGGAGAGGCAATGGGACTGCCCTACTGGCATGAGCGCCTGTAACGTCGATGGCGTAACCAACTCCTGGGAG TGTGTTGACCCTACTTCCGATATCGAATCATGTGGCGGATGCACTTACGGCGAGTACAGCGCCAGCGGCAACGCCTCTGAATCTACCGGTGTTGA CTGTACTGCACTCCCCGGTGTACTCCGAGGCTCCGTCACCTGTTCCGGTAGTCGATGTGAAGCCTTTGCTTGCAAGCGCGGATGGACCCTTCGAAACGGCGAGTGCACCAAGTCTGTCACTCTCCAGCTGTAA
- a CDS encoding hypothetical protein (HMMPfam hit to GTP_CDC, Cell division protein, score: 548.3, E(): 6.3e-162): MTSLVSSPPEGIAAASYVGFDSITRQIEHKLLKRGFQFNVMVVGQTGLGKSTLINTLFASHLIESKGRFEPDIVPRQTTEIAAQSHVIVENGVRLKLNIIDTPGYGDNVNNEGCWDPIIKYIKDQHSAYLRKELTAMRDRFIPDTRIHCCLFFINPTGHTLKPIDIVVLKKLTEVVNVVPVIAKSDSLTLEERTLFKQRILAEMHHNQIRMFPFDSDELDEEELQLNERVREMLPFAVVGSERSVIIDGKPVRGRKNRWGVINVEDERHCEFVYLRNFLTRTHLQDLIETTAQVHYETFRSKQLLALKESSAKAQQASASTA; encoded by the exons ATGACTTCTCTAGTATCCTCACCTCCCGAAGGGATCGCGGCCGCTTCTTATGTCGGTTTCGATT CTATCACTCGGCAGATCGAACATAAACTCCTGAAGCGTGGCTTCCAGTTCAATGTGATGGTAGTCG GGCAAACTGGCCTCGGAAAGTCCACCCTCATCAACACACTTTTTGCCTCTCACCTCATCGAGTCCAAAGGAAGGTTTGAACCAGACATTGTGCCCCGTCAGACGACAGAAATCGCTGCTCAGTCCCACG TGATCGTGGAGAATGGGGTGCGACTGAAGTTGAACATCATAGACACTCCCGGATATGGGGACAATGTTAACAACGAAGGCTGCTGGGATCCAATCATCAAATAT ATAAAAGACCAGCACTCCGCTTATTTGCGTAAAGAACTCACAGCCATGCGAGACCGCTTCATTCCTGATACTCGTATCCACTGCtgtcttttcttcatcaacccCACGGGCCACACTTTGAAACCT ATTGACATTGTGGTCCTCAAAAAACTTACCGAAGTAGTCAATGTAGTGCCAGTCATTGCAAAATCCGACTCCCTGACTCTGGAGGAACGAACCCTTTTCAAACAGCGG ATCTTGGCCGAAATGCATCACAATCAAATCAGAATGTTTCCCTTTGACTCTGACGAActcgacgaggaggagctTCAACTCAACGAGCGTGTTAGG GAAATGCTTCCATTCGCCGTCGTTGGCTCTGAACGAAGTGTCATCATTGATGGCAAACCCGTGCgtggaaggaagaacagGTGGGGGGTTATCAACgtcgaggatgaaagaCATTGCGAGTTTGTTTACTTGCGAAACTTCCTTACGAG AACTCACCTGCAAGATCTCATTGAAACCACTGCACAGGTGCACTATGAAACTTTCCGGTCGAAACAGCTCCTTGCTCTCAAAGAGTCTTCCGCCAAAGCCCAACAAGCATCTGCATCGACGGCATAA